The DNA segment GTCGGTGTATTATCTGATTTTTTATTTGCCAGTGAATAAATACTATTTAATGTATTAAATAAAAAATGTGGATTTACCTGCGATTTAAGAAATGAAAGTTCAGAAATAAGTTTTTCATTTTCCATTTCTTTTTTCTGTTTTTCATTATTATACCATTCTTTAGTAACCTTAATACTTGTACTTATTGCAAAAACAAAAAATGCTGAAAATACAAACCCGTATCTTCTGGGCGATTCAACTGGTTCTTCAATAATCCCGAAAAATACTTCTAAGAAATATTCAAACACTTCTCTTATGAAATAAATAAATATAATACATAAAAGCATAACTGTTATAAACAGGAATATTTTTCTTTTTGAAAGTAATTTCGGTATAAATACAGATGTGTTAAGATAAAAAAATGTAATAAGTAAAAATAAATGAAATAGCGGTCTGTATGGAGATGGGTTATTATCAGGTATTCCAAATAAAATAACCGGTAGAAAAATAAACGATGCCCATACAATAACATGAATTAATATTGTTAGTAGCCTTGAATTGATATTTAATTTTTTAATTGCCATTTTTTAGTTGACATTTTTTAATATAAAAGATAAAAGTAATGAATAATAAGCGATATGATAAATTAAATATATAAGAAGTATAATAAATACCGACTAACAGATACATTTTCTCTATTAATTGCTACAAATTAGTTAATTATTGGTACTACCATGAATTTAATGATAAAATAATAAGAAAAGCTAAAAATTCATTGTACAGGAACAATAAATTTATGCTGAGTATTCACATTGAGCGTAGTCGAAATGTAGTCGAAGTATAACATTTACGCATTTATGCATTTAATCATTTACATATTTAATTATTTCCACTAAAATTTATACTGAGTTTATCGAAGTATAACAGTAGAATCAATTTTTAGCATGTAACTCAATAACAGTTATTTCAGGTGATATTCCAATTCTGCCCGGATATCCAATATGTCCAAATCCCTGATTAATATATAAATATTGTTCGTTTTCTTTATATAATCCACTCCAGCGGGGATAAAGCCATTTTACAGGACTCCATTTTATACCCCATGAATCAATTCCTATCTGTAAACCATGAGTGTGACCTGACAAAGTCAACTCAATATCTGTTTTACTGATAACTTCCTCATCCCAATGACTTGGGTCGTGAGATAGTAATATTTTGAAAGACGATGAATCAACATTTTGCATTGCTGCTTTTAAGTCTCCATATTGATGAAAATGATGTATTCCCCAGTTCTCAACACCAATTATTTCGATATATTCACCGTTTATATAAACCTTTTTTGATTGGTCTAAAAGTACATAAAAACCAATTTCTTTATGTTTTGAAATCAGTTTTTCCTTATTTTCTTCTTTTTCTTTCTCATTATTCCAATTTACATAATCACCATAATCATGATTTCCAAGTATAGAATATTTGCCGATTTTTGCTTTCATTGCCCCAAGTATATTTTCCCAACCAATAATTTCCTCAGCATAATTGTTTACCATATCACCGGTAAAAAAAATAATATCGGCATTTTGTTCATTTATCATATCAATAGCTTTTTTAACCTGTTTCTTATTATGAAAGGTTCCAATATGAATATCTGAAATATGAACAATTTTAAGTCCGTTAAAGGATTTTGGTAAATTTGGAAAAAATAATGTCTCTTTTTTAACATGGAAATTATATTTACCTATGGTCATCCCATAAAAAATTAATACGAAAGGTATTGTAGCAGCAATTATTCCAATTTTTGAAATGACAACTATCCTTGAAGTTCGAAACAAAGTTTCTTTTATAGTAATATTTTCATTTTTAATAATATTTTTTATCAGATAAATAAAAACATTTATTATATCTTCAATAATATGAAATATCAGAAACTGTAGTTTAGGAATATAGAACAATAAAAATATGCCGAATAAATAATAAAAGAATAAATAATCATTGGTGCTTAATTTATTCGAATTAGATTTTATAATTGCAATTGTAAACCCCGAAATAATAATAAGCGTAATTAACCAGTGTATAATTAATAATAATTTTTTATTTATAGGAAAGTTAAATGTTGATATTAATATATTTATTCCTTTAAATGTGTAGAAATCAATAATAAGAATTGATGTAAATATTATAATTATTGCAACCATATATTTTTTTTGCATTATTGATTTTGATTATTATCTTAAATAGTGTTTGTACGAAAACTAAATATTTGTCGTCATTGCGAGGAGGAACGACGAAGCAATCCCTTGATTTACAGATTGCTTCACTTTGTTCGCAATGACGAATAATAATAAAGGAATTAGTTCTCCTGCAGACACTAAATACTATTATGCAGATATTAAATACATTAATAGTAACTTTAAAAATACTTTTTTGCAGGTACTAAATAACAATAATTTTTTAAATTTTACCGATATTTTTCTACTATTTGCCGATTTGTTATTTGTCAATTTAGTTTATCTAAATAGTTT comes from the Bacteroidales bacterium genome and includes:
- a CDS encoding histidine kinase; protein product: MAIKKLNINSRLLTILIHVIVWASFIFLPVILFGIPDNNPSPYRPLFHLFLLITFFYLNTSVFIPKLLSKRKIFLFITVMLLCIIFIYFIREVFEYFLEVFFGIIEEPVESPRRYGFVFSAFFVFAISTSIKVTKEWYNNEKQKKEMENEKLISELSFLKSQVNPHFLFNTLNSIYSLANKKSDNTPTAIVKLSQLMRYMLYESKEELVNLESEIEYLNNYIELQKLRLFENIKIIFTTTGDIQNKKIEPMLLIPFIENAFKHGITYLKNTEINILIEVRNNKLFLKVENPIDKTNSTSKEENHGIGLQNIKQRLNLLYPDNYLLTIDNSGDKHITELIIELRK
- a CDS encoding metallophosphoesterase; protein product: MQKKYMVAIIIIFTSILIIDFYTFKGINILISTFNFPINKKLLLIIHWLITLIIISGFTIAIIKSNSNKLSTNDYLFFYYLFGIFLLFYIPKLQFLIFHIIEDIINVFIYLIKNIIKNENITIKETLFRTSRIVVISKIGIIAATIPFVLIFYGMTIGKYNFHVKKETLFFPNLPKSFNGLKIVHISDIHIGTFHNKKQVKKAIDMINEQNADIIFFTGDMVNNYAEEIIGWENILGAMKAKIGKYSILGNHDYGDYVNWNNEKEKEENKEKLISKHKEIGFYVLLDQSKKVYINGEYIEIIGVENWGIHHFHQYGDLKAAMQNVDSSSFKILLSHDPSHWDEEVISKTDIELTLSGHTHGLQIGIDSWGIKWSPVKWLYPRWSGLYKENEQYLYINQGFGHIGYPGRIGISPEITVIELHAKN